TTACAAGAACTTACCATAGACGGGAAAACGTATAAGACTCTGTTAAAAAGAACTGAGTTTGATCCGGTTACAGATCGTCCCATCCATGCAGACTTTTATGTGCTTTCTGACAATCATAAGGTAACTCTTAGAGTACCAATCAGAATTGCTGGAGCAGCTCGTGGAGTAGTTGAAGGCGGTGGTAGATTATTTCAACCTATGAAGTTCCTCAGAATTCGAGTACTACCTAAATTTATCGTAGCCCAGTTTGAGGTAGACGTTACTCCATTACAAATAGGTAATTCTTTCCACGTTTCAGACCTAGACTTAGAAGGGATTGTACCATTAGATCCGCTAAGCAGAACTATTGTGACTATTCGACCTCCAAAAGGCAAGCTGATGAGTGAAGTACTTGGCGAACAGGAAGCAGCGGCTGAAGGAGAAGAAGGCGCAGAAGCTACAGAAGCAGCTGCTGACGCAGGAACTGAAGAAACTTCAGAAGAATAAGCTGATATACCGGCGGTTACCTCATGTTTATTATTGTTGGATTGGGAAATATCGGACAGGAATATGATGGTACTCGCCACAACATCGGCTTTGATGTAATTGACTTATTGGCAAAAACACTTTCAGTGGACTTCAAATCCGGTAGCGGTCCTTATGTGGTTGCTGAAGGGAGGCATAAAGGCAGAAAAATAGCGCTGATTAAACCCACTAATTATATGAATAGAAGTGGTACAGCCGTAAAAAAAGCTCTTGCTAATTTTAAAACAGCAAAAGAAAACTGCCTGGTTATTTATGATGACCTAAACCTTCCCGTAGGCACTACCAGGATGAAAGCAAAAGGAAGTGATGGAGGACATAATGGTGTGGCAGATATCAACGAAAAGCTTGGGAGTAATGATTACCCTCGACTCAGAATTGGTATCGGAAATGATTTTAGAAGGGGAAGGCAGATCGATTTTGTATTGTCACCCTTCGAAGAATCAGAAATGGAAGAAGTAAAAATTTCCATTCAAAAAGCTCATGATGCTGCTCTTGCATTTGTGGGTATTGGCGTTGAAAGAGCAATGAATTTTTTTAATTAAGCAACCCGGATAAACGGGATAAAACGTAAACTAACATATACGGAGTTATGCAAAACATAATCTTTTTCTCATTAGCGGCTGGAGTTATTGCTCTTCTTTTTACCGCTTTAAAATCTTCCTGGGTGACTAAGCAGGAAGTAGGTACCGAAAGAATGGGACGTATTGCTGACAGTATTGCTGCAGGGGCTATGGCTTTTCTTAAAGCTGAATATCGTGTACTGGCAATTTTTGTAGTAATAGTAGCAGTAATTTTAGCAGTTAGCGCAGATGCAGCTACCTCAAGCTGGATGGTAGC
This sequence is a window from Balneola sp.. Protein-coding genes within it:
- a CDS encoding aminoacyl-tRNA hydrolase, with the protein product MFIIVGLGNIGQEYDGTRHNIGFDVIDLLAKTLSVDFKSGSGPYVVAEGRHKGRKIALIKPTNYMNRSGTAVKKALANFKTAKENCLVIYDDLNLPVGTTRMKAKGSDGGHNGVADINEKLGSNDYPRLRIGIGNDFRRGRQIDFVLSPFEESEMEEVKISIQKAHDAALAFVGIGVERAMNFFN
- a CDS encoding 50S ribosomal protein L25, whose product is MAYPELVKLDGTVRELSKQTNKALRAEKRVPAVLYGPEVEENIHFSIDELELEKILRKAQTKLQELTIDGKTYKTLLKRTEFDPVTDRPIHADFYVLSDNHKVTLRVPIRIAGAARGVVEGGGRLFQPMKFLRIRVLPKFIVAQFEVDVTPLQIGNSFHVSDLDLEGIVPLDPLSRTIVTIRPPKGKLMSEVLGEQEAAAEGEEGAEATEAAADAGTEETSEE